From Plasmodium yoelii strain 17X genome assembly, chromosome: 11, a single genomic window includes:
- a CDS encoding PIR protein, translating into MNDDLCGKFIFLRTYLPDDLSDTPKSELKDHEKFKKYCPNTNSGKNECDNDLGKITAGFLWLLEECYSAFKNKTNENSINAFFMHMISWFSYKLKQKSVSESTKIYDYYTKHVIDSGKYNEFTNSAYKFTELKDFIEERKDLLNINIQNLSKFYDAFKLLCSIYGDISTNTNVKNLSDNANEFVKKYQELNAYSNNTDDSTYRQILSSLSTNYDHLKTKCKNDQPLPEITANIYALTSGETSSSSSGTNKLLTVLSIFGAIAFFLGISYKYSLFGFRKRAQKQYLKEKIKNIKKKMNH; encoded by the exons ATGAATGATGATCTA TGtggaaaatttatttttttgaggACGTATTTACCCGATGATTTAAGCGATACACCAAAATCTGAACTTAAAGATCATGAAAAATTCAAAAAGTATTGCCCTAATACAAATTCTGGAAAAAATGAATGCGATAATGATCTAGGTAAAATTACGGCTGGATTTTTATGGTTACTTGAAGAATGTTATTCTGcattcaaaaataaaactaatgaaaatagtattaatgcattttttatgcatatgATTTCATGGTTTAGTTACAAATTAAAGCAAAAATCAGTATCCGAGTCCACCAAAATATACGATTATTATACTAAACATGTAATTGATAGTGgtaaatataatgaatttacaAATAGTGCCTATAAATTTACAGAACTTAAGGACTTCATTGAAGAACGAAAAGATTTGttgaatattaatattcaaaatctgtctaaattttatgatgcatttaaactATTATGTAGTATTTATGGTGATATTTCAACGAATACAAATGTCAAAAACTTGTCAGATAATGCGAatgaatttgttaaaaaatatcaagaACTTAATGCATATTCTAATAATACAGATGACAGTACATATAGACAAATATTGTCTAGTTTATCAACTAATTATGATCATTTAAAAACTAAATGTAAAAATGATCAACCGCTTCCAGAGATAACAGCAAACATTTATGCACTAACATCTGGAGAGacatcatcaagttcatCGGGAACAAACAAATTACttacagttttatcgatatttggtgcaatagcattttttttaggaatttcttataag tattcgctatttggatttcggaaacgagctcaaaaacaatatttaaaagaaaaaataaaaaatataaagaagaaaatgaatcattaa